DNA sequence from the Bombus pyrosoma isolate SC7728 linkage group LG12, ASM1482585v1, whole genome shotgun sequence genome:
ataaataaactgttTTCAGGAAGGAAAGATGAGAGAGTATCGGATCGGAACGATGTTAAAGGAACGTTATGGTAAATTCTTGGGAGATATTTATCGTCCCAGCGACGTTTATGCGTACAGTACGGATCACGACCGAACGAAAATGTCCCTTCAATTGGTGTTAGCTGGACTCTATCATCCAAGTCCACTGCAAACGTGGAATCAAAATTTATCGTGGATGCCTATACCGATTTATTATATGCCAGAGAAAATCGATAATATACTGAAACCCGATCTTTCCCCATTGTAAGCGTTTAAGACATTTTCCTGTTGTTTCATCGTATATTGACGAAAGAGACTTTAGAACTTTAGAAAGAACAATAGAGGAAACGAACACACCAATTCGAAATACTAAAGGAAAGCGAAACATATGCTGcggaaatgtaaatattagagTCAAGATGTTTTATTTACAGATATATGAAAGCTGTAAACGAAGTTAGAAATACGGAAGAGATCCTTGGAAAACTACTATCCTATAAAGATCTATTCAAGCTACTCAGCGAAAAGACTGGTCTGAATATAACGACAACGCATATGgcatatgaaatatacaaccAACTTGTAGCAAAGGTATgagcaattatttattataatctgagattataaaattattaccttTCGGGTAATACCTGGTAACGATTGTAACGAAAATGATTTGAAACTCAGgaattttgttgtattttgttGTATGAATACagttgataaattttaataatttagatatGAAAAAATCGGTCAGgacgtatgtatattaaaataattttgcaggAAACCATGAATCATTTATTGCCAGAATGGTATACCGACGAAGTTTCCAAAAAGCTACAAGATATCGTGAAGATAGAATACGAAATTCGTTCCTACACGCCGCTTTTGAGACGATTGAACGGCGGTGTGATTATCAAAAGATTCATTGACaatattcgaataaacgaGAAACGCGATAGGCCAAGAAAGATTTACTTGTATAGCGGACATGAAGTAAATATCGCCGCTGTTGTAAGAGCACTCAACCTAACTGAGCCTGAGATACCGCCTTATGGATCTGCGATTATATTTGAGAAACTGAAGGATCTAAATAACAAGGTCTACATCAGGGTAATTACGtttgataatttatcaatgtgctatgtatataattgaattaatttattcaacggGCTAAgacaaaattaatatgaagtataataataacttagttaacgataaaatcgataaagtTGCCGATTAATATATATCCGTACGAAGATGAAAGGATATTAATTCTTAGTAATTGAAAGTTATGAAACGTAATTCATCGGGTATGTGTAATTATGATTGTCAACAGAACACGAGGTAGCAAAAcctattttattcataatttagtTTTGGTTGTTGCACGCATATTAGACAATGTGTTCGTTTGTTTGGATGGAATAAAGAttaattcgtattttaatttattattattcaattatatgtattatttttttctttcagatGCTATTCTGGAACGGAGTTATGGACGAActgaaagtttataaaattccagAATGCGACGAAATTTgttcaattgaaaaatatttaaatatcgtaaatgaCTTGCTTCCATCGGACGAGGAAGTTAATCACAAATGGGATTATCTATCGAAAGAAGAGTTACAAAAACTATACGTCGAAACGcttaatgttaattaaacgtCGATCATATTGTAACAAGGATATAATTGCGACGCGAAGTAACACTTACCGGTAATatgaaagatagaaatttctttacgaACTATCGTAAACTAATGACATAACATAGCAAACTGATAACAATATGTACTTATAATATTAAGTATTTTCAATCTAAGTTCGTTAAGAAACAAGTTGTCTtacga
Encoded proteins:
- the LOC122573820 gene encoding venom acid phosphatase Acph-1-like isoform X3, which codes for MSRIKLVLTIIILLVGLFCQVTDGEFSLELVQVLFRHGDRTPREKEISPVDYHNISIYEPWGLAQLTNEGKMREYRIGTMLKERYGKFLGDIYRPSDVYAYSTDHDRTKMSLQLVLAGLYHPSPLQTWNQNLSWMPIPIYYMPEKIDNILKPDLSPLYMKAVNEVRNTEEILGKLLSYKDLFKLLSEKTGLNITTTHMAYEIYNQLVAKETMNHLLPEWYTDEVSKKLQDIVKIEYEIRSYTPLLRRLNGGVIIKRFIDNIRINEKRDRPRKIYLYSGHEVNIAAVVRALNLTEPEIPPYGSAIIFEKLKDLNNKMLFWNGVMDELKVYKIPECDEICSIEKYLNIVNDLLPSDEEVNHKWDYLSKEELQKLYVETLNVN
- the LOC122573820 gene encoding venom acid phosphatase Acph-1-like isoform X4, translating into MSLFCQVTDGEFSLELVQVLFRHGDRTPREKEISPVDYHNISIYEPWGLAQLTNEGKMREYRIGTMLKERYGKFLGDIYRPSDVYAYSTDHDRTKMSLQLVLAGLYHPSPLQTWNQNLSWMPIPIYYMPEKIDNILKPDLSPLYMKAVNEVRNTEEILGKLLSYKDLFKLLSEKTGLNITTTHMAYEIYNQLVAKETMNHLLPEWYTDEVSKKLQDIVKIEYEIRSYTPLLRRLNGGVIIKRFIDNIRINEKRDRPRKIYLYSGHEVNIAAVVRALNLTEPEIPPYGSAIIFEKLKDLNNKVYIRMLFWNGVMDELKVYKIPECDEICSIEKYLNIVNDLLPSDEEVNHKWDYLSKEELQKLYVETLNVN
- the LOC122573820 gene encoding venom acid phosphatase Acph-1-like isoform X1, giving the protein MREYRIGTMLKERYGKFLGDIYRPSDVYAYSTDHDRTKMSLQLVLAGLYHPSPLQTWNQNLSWMPIPIYYMPEKIDNILKPDLSPLYMKAVNEVRNTEEILGKLLSYKDLFKLLSEKTGLNITTTHMAYEIYNQLVAKETMNHLLPEWYTDEVSKKLQDIVKIEYEIRSYTPLLRRLNGGVIIKRFIDNIRINEKRDRPRKIYLYSGHEVNIAAVVRALNLTEPEIPPYGSAIIFEKLKDLNNKVYIRMLFWNGVMDELKVYKIPECDEICSIEKYLNIVNDLLPSDEEVNHKWDYLSKEELQKLYVETLNVN
- the LOC122573820 gene encoding venom acid phosphatase Acph-1-like isoform X2, producing the protein MSRIKLVLTIIILLVGLFCQVTDGEFSLELVQVLFRHGDRTPREKEISPVDYHNISIYEPWGLAQLTNEGKMREYRIGTMLKERYGKFLGDIYRPSDVYAYSTDHDRTKMSLQLVLAGLYHPSPLQTWNQNLSWMPIPIYYMPEKIDNILKPDLSPLYMKAVNEVRNTEEILGKLLSYKDLFKLLSEKTGLNITTTHMAYEIYNQLVAKETMNHLLPEWYTDEVSKKLQDIVKIEYEIRSYTPLLRRLNGGVIIKRFIDNIRINEKRDRPRKIYLYSGHEVNIAAVVRALNLTEPEIPPYGSAIIFEKLKDLNNKVYIRMLFWNGVMDELKVYKIPECDEICSIEKYLNIVNDLLPSDEEVNHKWDYLSKEELQKLYVETLNVN